The Acropora palmata chromosome 3, jaAcrPala1.3, whole genome shotgun sequence nucleotide sequence TTACAAGATTGGCCAGCTAGGCTAATGAGACTGAACTATTAGTCAAGCTAGGGACAAACTTAAGTCACTCTCAAAAACTTGGTATCAAATAAATTAGTAAGGTTGAATATACTACTGATTACAAAACGAGCATATTGAGTAAGAGCCCTTAAtctgaagattttttttttgttggtaaTTACCAGTAAACCTTTATCAAGTTGTGTGATACCTCTGGACGCTGCACCACAGTTTCATCAGAAACTAAGCCTCTTATTTGTTTGAAGTCTGTGTTTACCAATGCTAACTGGTGAATTGATTGAGagtaattgaagggctctgggcaaaaacgtcctaactgacattttgggtttttttaattttgtgctcaaaagtggttgattttttgcatgtgacccaacatcaTGGcagatgttaatttttggaaataaaaaacaaaccagccaaaaatattatagaacacttatttcttaataatgttgggtcacatgcaaaaaatcagccacttttgaacacaaatgaagaaaaacacaaaatgtcagttacgacgtttttgcccagagccgtTCAATTTATTCTTCCATCTTTCATAGCAGTTTCTAACTTACACCTATAACTGGACCATTATTCTTTTCCCAGCAATAATTGTTACAGACCGTGAGACCCACAAGAGCCGTGGTTTTGGTTATGTTTCCTTTCTTAATGAAGAAGATGCTAAGGAGGCTATGTCAACTATGGCAGGAGAACGTGGCAAGGTAATGTGTTTCTTTGTCTGAGTCtaccttttgtctttttgtgattttcttgtttttacaaCCTGTTGATTTAAGgaaataatgattttatttcaCTGCACCACACTGAAGCTCagaaatttaataatttttttcaaagggggtCAGCATGGGGTATACTTTTCATGCACTGGTTTGTTCTCATGTGCTATGAGTAAaacgtttttgttgttgatcgCATTAGGAATGATAGGTTAAAGTttaatgataaaattatttatgaagGTCCAAATATCATGCTACCTCAACTTGTATgattttattcaaaacaagATCCCCACTCCTTGTTTCCAattgttttcaacaaaagaaaaatgacaaaaaagcaGGGGAACACTTTCCACCCTGTATAATCCCTATAATAATGCACTGTTTGTTGACAGCCAGTTCAGTGTTGGTTATGTACAATAAATTGATACTCAAACATTCATAGgcgataataaaaaaatattgtcattttcacTGTGAAAACAAAGCATTAATACATACAGTTACTTAAGAAGAATCAAGCTTGAAATGTGTGTAAGCGAAACAACCAGTACCTACTAAATGCATTGATGAACTGGCCTGAGTTTCTCGAGGCATGGTTAGCACTAGGAAATGAGTTTCCACTTTGTTTTACATAAGTGAATGATTGTGGTCTTGTGAGCCATTTTTAGTTCTCAACAGGCTTTTCTTGTTCTCACAACTTACAGGAGTTCTTCAATCACGAAATGACGCTGGAATATGCCAAGGATAAAGATTCAGCTTCCTCAAGGGGGGGAGGCAGAGGAGGTAGAGGTGGTTTTAGAGGAGGTTACTCAGACAGGGGCCGAGGCCCGCCTTCACGGGGACCACCATTTAGAGGGCCACCTCCTGGACCACAACGTGGTCCACCTAGCAGGTCAGTTGAATCCTTTGCATGAAAAAGTGTTCCAGGGTTAAACGGTGTGTCTCTCTTTTTCCTCATAGGAAGCTTTCTCTCTCTTAGATCTTTTTCTTGGACACCAAAAATGGGTCATGTGTGAGCCAATGATAAATAATGTGgtcaaattaaaatagaatCCAGACTTAATGGCATACCCTCCCATTGTCATTCAGACTTGTTCATCCTGTGGCTAAATCAGCGTAAGATTACAGAAAACAGAGCCTCTTGTTGGCTTGGTTGTGTCTTCCTCTGTCAGGTCACTGCCCTCAGGCCTAGGTGTCCTAGACTTCACACAGGATTCTTCCTGTTCTCAGTGCACTCACTCTCTGTAACATCTCTTTCTTCATGCTGCATTAATCTCAAATGCCAACCTCTGTCATGTCTTACTCGTAATTCTGAATGTATCAGTATTGACTAGTACCGTCTGCAGTCTGTTTAATTACCAAGTTTCTTTTAGCTCAAAAGTGtcatgaaattcaatttctaaGCTCAGGCATTAAAGAGtgaataatacaaaaaaatgcattaatCAATAAATTCTTTCCCACACTTCTGTAAATTATGGCAgacattttcaacttttttattACCATTGTATCATTAGCATTGTATCCTTGTCATTTGTAATAATCAGTGTTAGCCACTGCtttgtgtttaattttttttttaataaaacctTCGTTTATAgaaatattgttgttatttttgcagACCAAGAGACCACCGACCCCCTCCCTACCGGGGCAGAGACACTATGCCTCCTCCAAGTCGAGGACCTCCTCGGGGTCCACCTGGAGAGCCACGAAGAGGACCCCCACCGCCTGACAACAGGTATATTGCAGTTCTTGTTAGACAAAAAGTATGGTTGGAAATCTGAGATCCTTCCCCCAAGATGTGACTAACTGTCAAGGCACTTGAGTCTTGGGATAGAGCTTTATAAAGACTTGTTTCAGCAGCACGCAAGCCTTCAGCATTTTAATATGAAATTGTGTATTTACAGTTTGTACATTGATCATTACTTCACGTTTAAATTATGTTATGTCACAATTTCAATTAGATATGTGCTGGACTCCTTGCATACTTTCTAAATTGATCCTATTTATGTGCTGGCAAAAACTTCTTTTGCATATAAGTTTTATTGTAAatctcaaatttcttttgatacTTGAATCACTGTCACTAAATTctggaaattttgaaactgacAAGTTCTCATTTTATCCCCTTTTCAGATGTCCTACTTttctatttaaattttttcatgtgtaCATTACTCCCTTTTttcccagttttctttttcttttctttttttacttcttgaacAAATCACCTGCTTCGTGCTAGTGATGTATTTCATCGACGGTAATTATTATATTCCTTAGATATGATGACTATGGCCCACCTCCTGATCGCTGGTACCCATCGAGGGACTACGACCGTGGTGGTTACAGCGAACGTGAAAGGGAAAGACCTCCGAGCTATAGCAGTGATCATTATTCTAGCAGGTTTGTAGAATGGCGTTTCTCTTTGAAGGGACTTGTGAAAAGAGTCCAGGGTTGTCACTTACGTTTCACTTCACATGGTATGAAACATGAAGCTATGGAAACAAAGTGACTTTGGAAGTTAGCTGAAACATGCCATTGGTTATAGGTATCCTCCTCCGGAGCGAGGTGCAAGCAGCGGAGGTAGCAGCTATTCCAGCAGTGACCGGGGGTATGGTCCACCCATGGACAGAGGGTATGGAGCCTCTGATCGATATGGCGCTGACGACAGGGGCTATTCATCAGATCGTGGTTATAGTGACAGGTACAAGAATAATTTTGTTCCCTTGTagtcatttcttttcctttgattAATCCATGGGCAAACAAGAAGAATCGGTTAAACTGACATGCTCCATGTTGCGCAGTTAAGGTGCCGACACCCCAAGAACTCGAGCAAAACACAAGGTTTACCCATTGCTCATGGTTATAGTCCAGCAAAGGACTTCAGCTTTTTCTCCATTGCAAACAGAGATGCTTGTAATTGAATTAGAAGGAAGAAATTCTACACGTGTTCGATCGGCggtaattttgttatagtttcCTCATCTTTTTTTTGCGAAATCGTCAGGTATGGAGGTAGCTCTGCGGGCGCCTCCTCGGTTGACCGCTACGCTCAGGAACGAGGAAGCTACGCTAGTGATCGCCAAGATCGCGGTGGATACGAGTCCGGCAGCACTAGTGGCTATGGGGGCAGCGATCGAGGATATGGAGCACCTGATCGAGGATATGGAGCACCTGATCGAGGCTATGGGCCTCCACCTGATCGAGGCTACGGACCCCCACCGGAGCGTTCAAGGGCTGGATATGGGCCCCCGTCAGATAGGCCCTACTCGGCAGGGTCCTACTCCTCTGGAGGTTTGTTGAACATTTCTTATCCTTGACTGTTGTTTCACCTCTGAAAAGGGAGGAAAACCCGCtcatctttgtttgttttatatttGTCACGCAGAGTAGAATGTTTGACTTTGTTGGCCAGGCTGTCAACAGTCTTAACACACCGTAATGTCTGGGTTAAAGCGTGTTTTCCACACGACGCCCACAACTAGCGTTATCGCTCAAGGAACCGTCGACCTTCATCTCGGTCGAGGACGACATTTCTTCCGTTTCCTATCGGTAACCAGCAACCGACGGTCGCGCATTTTAACCGTTACGACCGATTCTGTCGTAGTGTGAACGCCAATACTCGAACCACTTGACTTTATTGTGTCCTCTACATACGACTGCACCTGACAGCGATTTGTAAATGTTCAGCGTGCAAAAATTACTACTGTATGTGCGTCGTCGAATCCACAAGAGCTGTCTTTTCTCTCTTTGCTGTGGTCGAAGTCAGTACTTTCAACAGCGAATCAATCGAGAACTTATGCTACCTACCAACACTACCAGGTAGAGTTGAATTTCAAAAGGGGGTGAGTGTGATGGAGTGGGGTGGGAAATGGGGTGTCATGAATTTGTTTCCTGAGCTTTTCAACCGTTGTCAAACCAGCAAGAAACCGGCTGCAAAAACCGCTTCTTCTGCGCGCTCCTCTTAAAGTAACGGTTCTGCGCGGTCTTCACCAATCGGTGACGCCATGCGCTCCACGTCCGCCAACCCATTTGTATCCGGTTTGCGACCATTTCCACTTCCGCTTCAGTCCTATCCGGTTGCAGTTGATCTGTTTCTCCCTGTAAATCACAAATCGGCCCAGATCGCCGCAAAGGGAGTTGAGCTGCCGTCGCGGCAGCTCAGACTTCACGGTTCAGCTGTTCCTGTATAATTCGATGCCGTAGCcattcatcagtttttccttcgCCTGTTTCATGTGCTATGTTCAGTTGTCTAATATTTGCTGCATTTCATTTTAAGGCCGCGACTGGTGAATAAAGTTGCAGAATATTATCCTAGTTTGCCACCTGGATCATATCAACGCCGTTTGTAGTCAAGTCCTCTCATTGCCTGTTTCTGATTTTAACCATCGGTTTGCTGTAACGCCTTGTCTGTCGTCGTTCATGGACGCAACGCCTCTGTCGCCTTGAAGCCTAGCAAAATATCTGAAATAATAGAGTTATAGACTGACCATCGATATAATCCGTAGACGATTGTGAAATCTGGACTCTCCTCAATCCTGTTCCTTCCACACTGGTTTTCATTGGTTGAGAGGCTTTGTTTTACTGTACATGACATAAATATCCGACATAGTTCAAAAAgccattttattgttttgtttgcttaattgtttgttttttagcatAGTATCTTCAGTCTATCGCATTTTCCTTTTACTTTCTGCGAAACATTTTAGTAGCTTCAAATAAAGATATCTTGGCGTTGTCAACCTCAAGTAGCCGAATAATTTGATTTCTTAACTTCGTACACATCAAACTTTCGTGAGTCCTTAGCTACGGATAAACTTAAAGCGTTTCTCAATTTTTGTTGGATTGGGCCAATCTGCTTTCGCACATAGACTTCTTTTGAACTAATCGAAACTTGCagaatcttttctttttttacttcacCCCGAAAGAGTGGGCTTTCTGGGGCTAGAAATTCTGATCGTGAATCTGTTTTCTTTGCTAATTCATCAGGTTAGGGTGCATTTTGGCCCACCCTTCTGCACGTTATCGGCTGGAATCGACAACTGTCATCGAGCACGAGTCGTCCTATTCTTCGGAGCTGCAATTTTCGCGTCTCTTTCGGTCTCTCGAAGCGAGTTCGTTCGGTTCGCTCTCGTTATCCGAGATAATCGCTTTGGTTCGCAGTAGTCGGAGACGCTTAAAAGTTTATCCGTAGCTAGTTACATATTCTGCGTGATGCGTGAATCGGAAAAAGGTTTTTACTCTCGTTACACCTGACACAGCTCCTCAAGGCAGACGGTCTTAGATTGATGTGTTGGATTAATCGAATCAACCAGCTGTCGGGAATATGAATTTCCTAAGGTGAAAGCCCAATCAAGGTTTGAAACAACGATTAAACGGAAAAGCTGCGCGCGCCGAATTCGGGGCAAACACGTGTCCTACGCCCTCCAAATTTCGCGCTGGCGAACATTTCTCGTTTGTCCCTTTATCACGCGTCAACATTAGAGACTTCTCACAGAGTATCTCACAAATGGCCACCGGTGCTATTTCAATTAGTCACTTTCTGCTGAATTGTACAAGGACTGGAGGAATTAATAGAGTCCTTCTGAGTCACTGATCCAAAagaagactggatcgagca carries:
- the LOC141875823 gene encoding uncharacterized protein LOC141875823, which gives rise to MTGGFSGKKLFVGGLPPKVDEKALRDVFSRFWHIEEAIIVTDRETHKSRGFGYVSFLNEEDAKEAMSTMAGERGKEFFNHEMTLEYAKDKDSASSRGGGRGGRGGFRGGYSDRGRGPPSRGPPFRGPPPGPQRGPPSRPRDHRPPPYRGRDTMPPPSRGPPRGPPGEPRRGPPPPDNRYDDYGPPPDRWYPSRDYDRGGYSERERERPPSYSSDHYSSRYPPPERGASSGGSSYSSSDRGYGPPMDRGYGASDRYGADDRGYSSDRGYSDRYGGSSAGASSVDRYAQERGSYASDRQDRGGYESGSTSGYGGSDRGYGAPDRGYGAPDRGYGPPPDRGYGPPPERSRAGYGPPSDRPYSAGSYSSGGRDW